CCGGCGCGCTGTACGGCGTCAGAATAGTCACCTCCGGCTGCTTCTTGCCCCGCCCTTTCGTGGACATCCCGAAACCGCCGATCTTGTAGACTATGCGGTCGTCCTTGACCTCGCCGCCAACATCGGCTTCAACGGCCCCCTTCTTGGGCTTCTGCTTCCTGTCCTCGGTGCCGTCGTCCAGGAGCACGTTCTCCGGCTTGATGTCGAGGTGCAGGACGCCCACGCCGTGCACGGCCTTCACCCCCTCCACGAGCTGCTTCATGATCCGgcgcacctcgtcctcggagaacgGCCGCCGACGACGGACCCGGCGCTGCATGTAGCCACGTAGGTTGAGGCGCCCCACGTAGTCCATCACGATGAAGGAATCGCTGGCCTCGCCTTGGCATGCGTCAGCGTAGGTCCGGCGGTGCTGCACGATCGAGGGGATGCCGCGGCACGAGCCCAGGCACATGGCCTCCCGCATGACCTCCGGTAGGCCGGAAATAATGAAGCCGTCGTCACCGCTCCCGctgagccgcttgacggcgacgatCAGGTTGTCCTGGGTGTCCCACGCCTTGAACACTTCGCCGTTGATGCCCGCGCCCAGCTTCTCCAGCCGCTCGTACCGCGCCATGGTGgcaggccaggcggcctctttctttccgGCGGAAGCTGCCATGGCGTCCGTGCCGGCGCACGCAGATTCGATCGCCAGGGAGGCAAGTAACGAGTTTAGGCAGGGAGGTGGAGATACAACTAGTTGACGTATATATATATGTACATCCACGTTGGGAAAAGGTTGATTTGTCTAGGATACCGACTGCGGGCGGTACTGGGCTTGAACCCACACTCCGACTCGGCGTCAAGACCGATCTATATTGCTGATTAATTTGATCAACTCTATTACGCAATTCTCAATTAAGAAAGGGCAACGCtatctaaaaaaacaaaaacaaaaataaaaaagcaaCGCTACGAGTTGGCTGGCGAATCTTAACCCCATAGCAAGCCATTGGATGGCCGTCAGATTCAGCTGTCAGCTTTGCAACAAAGATGATGTCGCGTTCGAACATTTGCAACTAAGTTCATGTTCATGTTGCAGGATTTATGTGACAGACGTATTATGGTAGGTCTTTTTTTCTTGACGACAGAGGTATTGTTGTAGTTTTTTTTGTCATCACTTTACTTTATATACGGAAGAAAGTTCTGCAATATTAGTGATGTTGCAGAATCTTTCTTGCAACGGAGAGGATGTTACAAAATCTTTCTAGCAAGAAAGAGGATGTTGCAAAAAATTCACCGGTGATCATTTGTTGCGAGCTCCCGTTGAATGGTGGTGAGGGAGGGGGTAGCGCCGCCCATCCCCACCGCCGGTGAGCGCCAAATCTCCGACTAGGTCGCTTGTCGCATCCTCTTCTCCGCCGAGGTGGGCGCACCACGCTCGGCCGACGGTCGTGGTGGAGGCAGGCGGCAACGGCTACAAGTGCACCCGACCCTGGCTGCAGCCtcgccaccccatcctcctcctcgacgAGGTGGACAGTTGTTGGCGCCAACGCCGAAGCATCAAATAATGCACGTTTCTTGTTCGGCGCCGCAGAGATCTGGATGTCGCCGCCTCGCCTTCGTCTTCCTCGGTCTGCAACAGACCAACTACTGCGGTGGTAAGATTGCAACAACGGGCCATTTGCAAATCTAGTGGTGGTGGTCCGTGGGGCATGCAACGTGCATGGAAGGTGGCGGACACGGGAGCTGCAATGCGCAGGGTGATTAGAGGCTTTCCCCATTAAGAAAAACTCTATTTTGCTCGCCAACAAGGCCCAACCAAAGAGCATCACAAGTTCTTAAGAGGCCTTGGTACACCCCACGTTTAATTTTATTAACTCTATTGCCATGATAGGAGGTAGATACTCCCTCTAtagtgatctaaacgatcttataaCAGTTTTACAGAGGTAGTACTTGCTTAATCGAACTGCCAGTAGAATTTGTTGTACATAAAAAGTTTTATTTCATGTACATTTTACCGCAAGCGCTTTACCATTGGAGTTCAAATGGTCATAAAGATTCATTCGTTGCACAATCACAAAGANNNNNNNNNNNNNNNNNNNNNNNNNNNNNNNNNNNNNNNNNNNNNNNNNNNNNNNNNNNNNNNNNNNNNNNNNNNNNNNNNNNNNNNNNNNNNNNNNNNNNNNNNNNNNNNNNNNNNNNNNNNNNNNNNNNNNNNNNNNNNNNNNNNNNNNNNNNNNNNNNNNNNNNNNNNNNNNNNNNNNNNNNNNNNNNNNNNNNNNNNNNNNNNNNNNNNNNNNNNNNNNNNNNNNNNNNNNNNNNNNNNNNNNNNNNNNNNNNNNNNNNNNNNNNNNNNNNNNNNNNNNNNNNNNNNNNNNNNNNNNNNNNNNNNNNNNNNNNNNNNNNNNNNNNNNNNNNNNNNNNNNNNNNNNNNNNNNNNNNNNNNNNNNNNNNNNNNNNNNNNNNNNNNNNNNNNNNNNNNNNNNNNNNNNNNNNNNNNNNNNNNNNNNNNNNNNNNNNNNACGTGCGTATGATGGTGTCAGCGGCGAAGCCAGCCTCATAAATCTGTGGGGGCATCGTTAATTTTCTGAATGTTTTTCTTCTCAATGAACAATAATTGTACAGTATTTTTAGGCTATTTTGCTGAAAAGCTATGGGGTCGGTTGACCCCACAGCTAACACGTAGCGCATGTTAAAGATGCTGCTACAAACAAACCTCTTATGTGCTGAAAATGGTTCCTCTGAATTTCCTCTGTTTAGGATGCAAGGCTTTCATCGGTCACATGCAACGTCAGTTttagcgaatttggttcagattttGAGATAAAAAAAGAACAACACAGTTGACCTAAACTGCTCTCACCATGCAATTATTCCTTTGGCAAGTAGTAGGCGTTTGCACAAAATCCTTTCCACTGATGCAAGACGTCAGCAGGTGAGAACTGAGAACCACATGATAGCTCAGCGTGCACGTCGGGTTCTCTACACTCCTCTTCAGTTAACATTTGACACTTCGTCAGTCAGGTATCAATGGTTTAGATAGTTTCTCACTAGAATTGTAGTGGGAGGCTCCCTTTCCCTAGTAGGAGGAGCCTGACAGTGCACAATACTGTGATGAATAGTTGAATAGTACACTGAGCCACAGAATGCACTTACAAATCTGCATAAAAGAGTCTCACGCCCGAATCTACACAAGACCGTGCATGATAAACATCTTTTCTGCTGGACTATATGACAGAGCTTATATCAAGCTTCATATCCTGCCAGAACCAGTTGACTAGGAAATTTATTAAAACTGCATGGAAAAAAGCGTAGTTTTTGCTGAAATAACAGCAAAGCAAAACTGTTTGACTTGACTATAGAAACCACAACAACAGAAAATGATGTTGAATAGTAATTGTAGAATTAATGATGTGCTTGCTGACTTCAAACTGGTTCCTCCATAGGACCCCAAGTCTTCAATCTTAAGACCAGAATCTTTGATATCCGGCAGTTCATTTCTAAGCCCCTAGTCTGTGCAACCTAGTAGTGCATATGCCTCATGTCACTGATAAGCACCTGATAACACTAACAGCTACGCTAATTAATAATTAGCTAATGCAAAACTTATGTCAAGAAGTATTAAAGTGAAAATCTTCTACAAGAATCGATCTTTTTAGGTTGTCTCCACCTCCTTGGTCAATAACAACCATATACAGTTATACCGCTTGAATACACTGATCGCTATCGATGATGAGCAGAAGTCATCATCTGACAAAGCATGAACATAGTATCTGTTggagaacgcagtatttcaaaaaaaatcctacgatcactcaagatctatctaggagatgcatagcaacgagaggggagagtgtgtctacgtaccctcgtagaccgaaagcggaagcattaagaaacgcggttgatgtagtcgaacgtctttgcgatccaaccgatcaagtaccgaacgcacggcaccttcgcgatctgcacacgttcagcttggtgacgtccctcgtactcttgatccagttgaggccgagggagagtttcgtcagcacgacggcgtgttgacggtgatgataaagttaccgacgcagggctttgcctaagcactacgatgatatgaccgaggtgtgtatctgtggaggggggcaccgcacacggctaaaacaactgtcaacttgtgtgtctatggggtgccccctcccccgtatataaaggaggggaggagggggccgaccggcctcatggtgcgcccccaaggggggattcctactcctactaggagtaggtttcccccctttcctagtcctaataggagggggaaggaaggggaagaggagaagaaggaaaggggggccggcccccttcccaattcggattgggcttgggggggggcaccTCTTGaccgcctcctctctcttccactaaagcccatgtaggcccattaagccaccggggggttccggtaaccccccggtactccggtatatgcccgaactcatccgaaaccattccggtgtccaaacataaccttccaatatatcaatctttatgtctcaaccatttcgagactcctcgtcatgtccgtgatcacatccgggaatccgaactacgttcggtacatcaaaacacataaactcataataccgatcgtcatcgaacgttaagcgtgcagaccctactggttcgagaactatgtagacatgaccgagactcatatccggtcaataaccgatagcggaacctggatgctcatattggttcctacatattctacgaagaactttatcggtcaaaccgcataacaacatacgttgttccctttgtcatctgtatgttacttgcccgagattcgatcgtcggtatcatcataactagttcaatctcgttaccggaaagtctctttactcgttccgtaatgcaacataccacatctaactcattagacacattgcttgcaaggcttatagtgatgcgcattaccgagagggccaagagatacctctccgacaatcggagtgacaaatcctaatctcgatctatgccaactcaacaaacaccagcggagacacctgtagagcatctttatgatcacctagttacgttgtgacgtttgatagcacactaagtgttcctccggtattcgggagttgcataatctcatagtcataggaacatgtataagttatggagatagcaatagcaataaactaaacgatcatagtgctaagctaacggatgggtcaagtcaatcacatcattctctaatgatgtgatcccgttcatcaaatgacaactcatgtctatggctaggaaacttaaccatatttgattaacgagctagtcaagtagaggcatactagtgacactctgtttgtctatgtattcacacatgtactaagtttccggttaatgcaattctagcatgaataataaacatttatcatgatataaggaaatataaataacaactttattatt
This portion of the Triticum dicoccoides isolate Atlit2015 ecotype Zavitan chromosome 7A, WEW_v2.0, whole genome shotgun sequence genome encodes:
- the LOC119330965 gene encoding putative cyclin-dependent kinase F-2 encodes the protein MAASAGKKEAAWPATMARYERLEKLGAGINGEVFKAWDTQDNLIVAVKRLSGSGDDGFIISGLPEVMREAMCLGSCRGIPSIVQHRRTYADACQGEASDSFIVMDYVGRLNLRGYMQRRVRRRRPFSEDEVRRIMKQLVEGVKAVHGVGVLHLDIKPENVLLDDGTEDRKQKPKKGAVEADVGGEVKDDRIVYKIGGFGMSTKGRGKKQPEVTILTPYSAPELLLHSREYDDRVDTWGLGCIMADLLSGTGASTFDGESDIEIMAKVFGIVGTEGIKEWSGYSGLAADRKSKLPGDGGISRLRHKFPRRKLSSAGFEVLSGLLESNPEKRLTAADALKKPWFGKQRRGFAGFFKSCMVGVLPEI